In one Desulfobaculum bizertense DSM 18034 genomic region, the following are encoded:
- a CDS encoding IscA/HesB family protein, producing the protein MLQVSDKAREELISFFKGKDMTPVRVYLAPGGUSGPRLSLALDEPKGSDEVFEIEGGLKFVIDKQLLATAAPVKVDVTYTGFVIDSNMPVGGGSCGGGDCSSGGCGSSGSCCGS; encoded by the coding sequence ATGCTTCAAGTTTCTGACAAAGCACGCGAGGAGCTGATTTCCTTTTTCAAGGGAAAAGACATGACTCCCGTTCGTGTATATCTCGCTCCCGGCGGTTGATCCGGGCCTCGGCTGTCATTGGCTCTGGATGAGCCAAAAGGATCCGACGAAGTCTTCGAAATCGAAGGCGGACTCAAGTTTGTTATCGACAAGCAGCTGCTCGCTACGGCTGCTCCTGTGAAAGTTGACGTCACCTACACCGGTTTCGTCATCGACTCTAACATGCCCGTGGGTGGCGGAAGCTGCGGTGGCGGCGACTGCTCGAGCGGAGGCTGCGGTTCTTCCGGAAGCTGCTGCGGCAGTTAA
- the pyrR gene encoding bifunctional pyr operon transcriptional regulator/uracil phosphoribosyltransferase PyrR, giving the protein MTSKKKVVLNADEIGRTLERMAMEINERHGDCSKVAILGIQRRGVDLAARLRKALETRLNKEIPSGILDINLYRDDWTSLEVQPQINKTEILFDIDGKEIILVDDVLFTGRTIRAALEAILDFGRPRQVELMVLVDRGHRELPIQADYVGTTVETRRGEHVDVFLTERDGKEEVCLVD; this is encoded by the coding sequence ATGACGAGTAAGAAAAAAGTAGTATTGAATGCCGATGAGATCGGCCGCACCCTCGAACGTATGGCTATGGAGATTAATGAGCGTCACGGCGATTGTAGCAAAGTTGCCATTCTTGGCATCCAGCGCCGTGGTGTGGACCTTGCCGCGCGTCTGCGCAAGGCTCTCGAGACCCGCCTGAACAAAGAAATCCCTTCGGGTATCCTGGATATCAATCTCTATCGTGATGACTGGACTTCTCTTGAAGTACAGCCGCAGATCAACAAGACAGAGATTTTGTTTGATATCGATGGCAAGGAGATCATCCTTGTCGATGACGTGCTGTTTACTGGCCGGACGATTCGTGCCGCGCTGGAAGCCATTTTGGACTTTGGCCGCCCCCGTCAGGTTGAACTGATGGTGCTGGTTGACCGTGGACACCGTGAGCTGCCGATTCAGGCAGATTACGTGGGGACCACCGTGGAAACCCGCCGTGGCGAGCATGTCGATGTGTTCCTGACCGAACGCGATGGCAAGGAAGAAGTCTGCCTCGTTGACTAA